Proteins found in one Rhodobium gokarnense genomic segment:
- a CDS encoding sensor histidine kinase, with product MPKHGGRRRGNSSRQSGSPHPALKVLPLAACFLPITAARAQDLAQRFPTQLGSLEVLWIVSLLGALTFAVFSAAILIRNRRRAEEDIARLERGIADFQASVEQAEALLDTDDQRNVIWHRSTGKPTVIGSLGGGSGAPESPAAFLAFGTWLTPDAATRLEHALADLRDDGEGFALTVTTTSGGLVEAVGRTASGRAIARFRDLTGERQAHALMVAEHEKLTSMVETMRALLDAMPNPCWIRNPDGSFLWVNEAYAEAVEAPNQVQAARAGNELLDGAARKLMEGHHATDPVFRKRLPVVVAGDRKLFDVLDVAGDEGQAGIAIDVSELEKMQADLRRTLDFHARTLDELATAVAIFGADRRLTFYNAAYRDLWGLDPAFLESAPEDSAILDRLRQDRKLPEQADFRSWKKSILDAYREVGAIEHWWHLPDGRTVRVVANPHPQGGVTYVYENVTEKLDLESRYNALIRVQRETLDNLQEGVAVFGSNGRLRLWNPSIVAIWRLDETTLEDRPHIAQVIEQCRRIHDDAPTWQRLNATVTGFAETRTPIAGRMERGDGTVVDYATLPLPDGATLVTFVDVTDTVHVERALVDKNEALQQADELKNTFIQHVSYELRSPLTNIIGFAQLLNDPKFGELNDKQQEYTDYIRSSSAALLAIINDILDLATLDAGIMELHLGEVDIGETATAAIEGLQDRIRESEIRITTDIPDDIGHFTADEKRIRQVLYNLLSNAIVYSDHGGLVEIIARRSGEGVSLTVRDHGCGIPQDFMPNVFDRFVSRTTGNRRRGPGLGLAIVKSFVEAHRGVVDIASREGEGTTVTCLFPFEPAPGHGDASPAAIAAPDGTAANGVPAAGAGRS from the coding sequence ATGCCGAAACATGGCGGGAGGCGTCGGGGGAACTCCTCGCGACAATCCGGGTCACCGCACCCGGCCCTGAAGGTCCTGCCGCTCGCAGCCTGTTTTCTCCCGATAACCGCCGCCAGGGCCCAGGACCTGGCGCAGCGCTTTCCGACCCAGCTCGGCTCGCTGGAAGTGCTGTGGATCGTCTCGCTGCTCGGTGCGCTGACCTTCGCCGTGTTCAGTGCGGCGATCCTGATCCGCAACCGGCGCCGGGCCGAGGAGGATATCGCCCGCCTGGAGCGCGGCATCGCCGACTTCCAGGCGAGCGTCGAACAGGCCGAGGCGCTGCTCGACACCGACGACCAGCGCAACGTCATCTGGCACCGGTCGACCGGCAAGCCGACCGTGATCGGCAGCCTCGGCGGCGGCTCCGGCGCGCCGGAGAGCCCGGCCGCCTTCCTGGCCTTCGGCACATGGCTGACGCCCGATGCCGCCACCCGGCTGGAGCACGCGCTCGCCGACCTGCGCGATGACGGCGAAGGCTTCGCGCTCACCGTGACGACGACCAGCGGCGGCCTCGTGGAAGCCGTCGGGCGCACCGCCAGCGGCCGCGCCATCGCCCGTTTCCGGGACCTCACCGGCGAGCGCCAGGCGCATGCGCTGATGGTCGCCGAGCACGAGAAGCTGACCAGCATGGTGGAGACCATGCGGGCGCTGCTCGACGCCATGCCGAACCCGTGCTGGATCCGCAATCCGGACGGCAGCTTCCTGTGGGTCAACGAGGCCTATGCCGAGGCCGTGGAGGCGCCGAACCAGGTCCAGGCGGCGCGGGCCGGCAACGAACTCCTCGACGGTGCGGCGCGCAAGCTGATGGAGGGCCACCACGCCACCGACCCGGTGTTCCGCAAGCGGCTGCCGGTGGTGGTCGCCGGCGACCGCAAGCTGTTCGACGTCCTCGACGTCGCCGGCGACGAGGGCCAGGCGGGCATCGCCATCGACGTCAGCGAACTGGAAAAGATGCAGGCGGACCTGCGCCGCACCCTCGACTTCCACGCCCGCACCCTCGACGAACTGGCGACCGCCGTCGCCATCTTCGGCGCCGACCGGCGGCTCACCTTCTACAACGCCGCCTATCGCGACCTGTGGGGCCTCGACCCGGCGTTCCTGGAATCGGCGCCGGAGGACAGCGCCATCCTCGACCGGCTGCGCCAGGACCGCAAACTGCCGGAGCAGGCTGATTTCCGGTCCTGGAAGAAGTCGATCCTCGATGCCTATCGCGAGGTCGGGGCGATCGAGCACTGGTGGCACCTGCCGGACGGGCGCACGGTGCGCGTCGTCGCCAACCCGCACCCGCAGGGCGGCGTCACCTATGTCTATGAGAACGTCACCGAAAAACTCGACCTGGAGAGCCGCTACAACGCCCTCATCCGGGTGCAGCGGGAAACCCTCGACAATCTCCAGGAAGGCGTCGCCGTGTTCGGCTCCAACGGGCGGCTGCGGCTCTGGAACCCGTCGATCGTGGCGATCTGGCGCCTCGACGAGACGACGCTGGAGGACCGCCCGCACATCGCCCAGGTGATCGAGCAGTGCCGGCGCATCCATGACGACGCGCCGACCTGGCAGCGGCTCAACGCCACCGTCACCGGCTTTGCCGAAACCCGCACCCCGATCGCCGGGCGCATGGAGCGCGGCGACGGCACCGTCGTCGACTACGCGACCCTGCCGCTGCCGGACGGGGCGACGCTGGTCACGTTCGTCGACGTCACCGACACCGTCCATGTGGAGCGGGCGCTCGTCGACAAGAACGAGGCGCTGCAGCAGGCCGACGAGCTGAAGAACACCTTCATCCAGCACGTCTCCTACGAGCTGCGCTCGCCGCTGACCAACATCATCGGCTTCGCCCAGCTCCTCAATGACCCGAAATTCGGCGAGCTCAATGACAAGCAGCAGGAATACACCGACTATATCCGCTCCTCGTCGGCGGCGCTGCTGGCCATCATCAACGACATCCTCGACCTGGCGACGCTCGATGCCGGGATCATGGAACTGCACCTCGGCGAGGTCGACATCGGCGAGACGGCGACGGCCGCGATCGAGGGCCTGCAGGACCGCATCCGGGAGTCGGAGATCCGCATTACGACCGACATCCCGGACGACATCGGCCACTTCACGGCCGACGAAAAGCGCATCCGCCAGGTGCTCTACAATCTGCTCTCCAACGCCATCGTCTATTCCGACCATGGCGGGCTGGTCGAGATCATCGCCCGGCGCAGCGGCGAGGGCGTCAGCCTGACCGTGCGCGACCATGGCTGCGGCATCCCCCAGGACTTCATGCCGAACGTCTTCGACCGCTTCGTCAGCCGCACCACCGGCAACCGCCGGCGGGGACCCGGCCTCGGGCTTGCCATCGTCAAAAGCTTCGTGGAGGCGCACCGGGGCGTCGTCGACATCGCCTCGCGCGAGGGCGAGGGAACGACGGTGACGTGCCTGTTCCCTTTTGAGCCGGCGCCCGGCCATGGCGATGCGAGCCCGGCGGCGATCGCGGCACCGGACGGAACCGCGGCAAACGGCGTCCCGGCGGCCGGCGCCGGGCGCTCCTGA
- the tsaE gene encoding tRNA (adenosine(37)-N6)-threonylcarbamoyltransferase complex ATPase subunit type 1 TsaE: MADSDDVTILIADEAALCLLAEDVAMALRKGDVIALSGDLGAGKTTFARYVLRALADDPELEVPSPTFTLAQGYDFGRLTVTHFDLYRLADPDELEEVGLDEAMLTGAALIEWPDRAEGRLPVDRLELSLEERDDPNARMVTLSAPSGSWKTRLERSLSLRRFLDDAGWTAAVRRFLQGDASTRSYERIRRDSQNAVAMNAPAQPDGPPVQDGLPYSRIAHLAEDVRPFVAVGETLRDAGFSAPRVLAADLDAGFLLLEDLGTEGVIDAAGPIPERYLAAVEVLAALHGRNLPEEIALADGTSHRVPPFDRRGLTIEISLLIDWYLPHVTGAPADAATRQAFFAAWEEPFAALEATESSWVLRDFHSPNLIWLPQRKGIAHIGLLDYQDALIGPAAYDVASLTQDARITVPEALEVALLDRYIALRRKQDPGFDEPAFRTAHAIAAAQRATKVLGIFARLNDRDGKPDYLKHFPRLKNYLKRSLKHPVLSAVRLWYDSVLQSDLNGPSGS; this comes from the coding sequence ATGGCGGACAGCGACGACGTCACCATCCTCATTGCCGACGAGGCGGCGCTTTGTCTCCTTGCCGAGGACGTCGCCATGGCGCTCCGCAAGGGCGACGTGATCGCGCTTTCCGGCGATCTCGGCGCCGGCAAGACGACCTTTGCCCGCTACGTCCTGCGCGCCCTTGCCGACGATCCGGAGCTTGAAGTGCCGAGCCCGACCTTCACGCTGGCGCAAGGCTATGATTTCGGCCGGCTCACCGTCACCCATTTCGACCTCTACCGGCTCGCCGATCCGGACGAACTGGAAGAGGTCGGCCTCGACGAGGCGATGCTGACGGGGGCCGCGCTCATCGAATGGCCGGACCGGGCCGAGGGGCGGCTGCCCGTCGACCGGTTGGAGCTTTCCCTGGAAGAACGCGACGATCCGAACGCCCGCATGGTCACCCTTTCGGCCCCCTCCGGAAGCTGGAAGACGCGGCTGGAGCGCAGTCTTTCCCTGCGCCGGTTTCTCGACGATGCCGGCTGGACCGCAGCGGTCCGCCGATTCCTGCAGGGCGATGCCTCGACGCGCAGCTACGAACGCATCCGGCGCGATAGCCAAAACGCCGTTGCCATGAACGCGCCCGCCCAGCCGGACGGCCCGCCGGTCCAGGACGGCCTCCCCTACAGCCGCATCGCCCATCTCGCCGAGGACGTCCGGCCGTTCGTTGCCGTCGGCGAAACGCTGCGCGATGCCGGGTTTTCGGCACCTAGGGTGCTCGCCGCCGACCTCGATGCCGGTTTTTTGCTCCTTGAAGACCTCGGCACCGAGGGCGTCATCGATGCGGCCGGCCCGATCCCGGAACGCTACCTGGCCGCCGTCGAGGTGCTCGCCGCTCTGCACGGGCGCAACTTGCCGGAGGAGATCGCGCTTGCCGACGGCACCAGCCATCGCGTGCCGCCCTTCGACCGACGGGGGCTCACCATCGAGATCAGCCTTCTCATCGACTGGTACTTGCCCCATGTCACCGGCGCCCCGGCCGACGCGGCGACACGCCAGGCCTTCTTTGCCGCCTGGGAAGAGCCCTTCGCCGCGCTGGAGGCGACCGAGTCGAGCTGGGTGCTGCGCGACTTCCATTCGCCCAACCTGATCTGGCTGCCGCAGCGCAAGGGCATCGCCCACATCGGCCTCCTCGACTACCAGGACGCGCTGATCGGTCCGGCCGCCTATGACGTCGCCTCGCTGACCCAGGACGCGCGCATCACCGTGCCGGAGGCGCTGGAGGTCGCACTCCTCGACCGCTACATCGCCCTGCGCCGGAAGCAGGACCCCGGCTTCGACGAGCCCGCGTTCCGCACCGCCCATGCGATCGCGGCGGCGCAGCGGGCGACCAAGGTGCTCGGCATCTTCGCCCGGCTCAACGACCGCGACGGCAAGCCCGACTACCTGAAGCATTTTCCACGTTTGAAAAACTATTTGAAACGATCGCTCAAACACCCCGTTCTCTCAGCCGTGCGGCTCTGGTATGACAGCGTCCTCCAATCGGACCTGAACGGCCCCTCCGGTTCCTGA